The region GTCGTTGTAGTTGATAAGGCAAAAGACTCAATTGGAAAAATTCTGTTAGATGTTGCGACTAATGCCGGAAAAACGCTCGTTGGGGGATTTGCAAATGCTACACCCTATAGGGTTATTTATTGATCGGCCATTGCAGACTTGTAAAGTTCATCAATTATCGATTGATATTTTGTATCTATAACTCTTCGTTTTATTTTTAGTGTTGGTGTTAATTCGCCGTTCTCGACTGTTAATTCGTGTTCGAGGAGGGCGAATTTTTTTACCCTTTCAAACTGCGACAATCCAGGCGTGTAAGATTCGATCTGGCGGGTAAAAAGATCGAGAATTCGCGGATGTTGGCAAAATTCTCTTGGAGTCTTTATGTCGAGTTCCTTTAGTTTTGCGTAACTCTCGAGCATTTCAAAATTCGGCACGATGAGAGCAGCAGGGAATTTTCGTTCGTTGCCAACCAGCACCGCTTGATTCACAAACCGCGACGATCGAAGCATCTGCTCTATGTGTGACGGCGCAATATATTTGCCGCCTGAGGTTTTGAACAACTCTTTTTTACGATCGGTGATACACAGATAACCGTCTCCGTCGATATTTCCAATGTCGCCCGTGCGAAACCAGCCATCGTCCGTAAAAGCCTCTTTCGTAGCTTCGTCTCTGTGGTAATAGCCGAGCATAACGCCAGGTCCCGTAACCTCGATCTCTCCGTCGGCGGCAATTCGCACTTTGACATTGCGGATCGGTTTTCCGACCGTTCCGACACGCACCGCTGTTGGATTATTCGATGAAATTACAGGTGAAGTCTCGGTCAGTCCATATCCCTGCATTATCAAAATACCAGCACCTGTGAATATTAAAAATATCTCATCCGGCAAGGCCGCGCCGCCGGTAATGCAAAACCGCACACGTCCGCCAAAAAAATCGCGCAGTTTTTGGTAAACAACTTTATCGGCGACTGCATGCTGGGCCATGAGTGTCATTGGGATAGGTTCGCCACGTTCTTTTAACGTCGCATATTCCTTCGCGACCTCTATCGCCCAATCGAAGATCATCTCGTGGACACGGCCTGCCTGAGCAGCTTTTAGACGGGCGCGTTCAAAAACCTTTTCAAAAATGCGCGGCACTCCGATAAAGATCGTCGGCCGAACCTCTTTTAGGTTGTCGGGAACTTTTTCTATCGATTCTGCAAAATGCACACACATCCCGTATCGTATGTAAACGTACATTCCGGTACGCTCGAAAACATGCGACAACGGTAAAACCGAAAGCGAAATGTCACGCCCGTCAAAGGCATATTTCTCGCTCGCATCTAAAACATTTGAGATCAGATTCGCGTGCGTAAGCATCACGCCTTTTGGCTCGCCGGTCGTGCCGCTTGTATATATAAGCGTTGCGATGTCTGTCGGTTCGACATCATCACGCAGTTCTTTCACTAGAGTTGCGGTTTCCACTCTCAAATGTTGGCCAGCTGATTCGAGTTTTTCCAAAAAAATAACACACTCATCGTCAGTTTCATTTTCGGTGAAAAGGACTATTTTCTCGATCGATTTGCAGCTTTGGATCGCCGGCATCAACCGCGAACAGCTTTCCTCGTCCTGTAGGAATATTATCCGTGCTTCGGAATCATTAAGGATGAATTGGACCGAGTCTGGTGCAAGTGTTGTGTAGATCGGAACATCAATAACGCCCGCAAACTGGCAGCCCGCATCGACAAGCGTCCAGTCAGGCGAATTTGGGGCAAGAATCGCAACGCGATCTCCTTTTCGCAAACCAAGTGAATACAACCCGAGGGCAATATTTTCAGCTCGCTCGATTATTTCAGCAGACGAAATTGCTTGCCATTCGCCGCTTTTTTTGTAATTGAGGGCGTTTGGAAGATCAAACTCGGAAGCAGAGCGAAGAAAAAGTTCGGGCAAAGTTTTGGGCTCTGCATGATGCTCAACAGACGTCCGCGTAGCGGCGCTGGTCACGTCATTTTGCTCCCGAGCTTCGATCATTTTACCAGCACACCTCCGAAGAAGAGTTTCAAGACCTCATCGGCCATCGACACAAGCGGATATGATTTTTTTGAAAGGATCCAATTCGTAACCATCTCATCGAGACCACCGTAAAATATTTTGGCCGCCACGATAGGCTTGATGTCGCTGCGGAAATCGCCTGACCGCTGGCCGCTTTCAATTGTCTGGCGGATAATGTCCAGATATTCGGCAAAACCAGCGGCCGAAAACTCTTGCATAAATTTCGTCGATCCGCGAAGCTCAACCTGAAAGACAACTGCAAGGTCGCGGTCAGCTCCGAGCTTTTCCAAATGAAGCTCTGCAATTCGCGTCAGCTTTGCCTTTGGCTCATCGATCACAGCCAATTCCTTTTTCCCTTCAGCAATAAACTCCGCCATCGCCCGGTCAAAGATCGAATGCAGGATCTCGTCCTTGCTCTTGAAATATAGATATACAGTGCCGTCCGCTATACCAGCCTGGCCGGCAATATCAGAAACCTTGGAATTGAAATAACCGTTGTGGGCAAACACCTTGATCGCGGCACGAAGAATCGCTTCGCGTTTATCGGGAACACTCTTGGCTGCGACATTTTTTGTGGCTTCTTTAGGCATAAAAACACTTATGAATGAATCTTCATTCAGTATGCCTTTAGACTATAACAGATGCGAATTTCAAATCAAGAAAAATTAGAGAGGTTGGAAGGCAGGGAATCTGGTATCTGGAGTTGCAAATCAAAGATCCAAAATATAAATGGCGGAGAGGACAGGACTCGAACCTGCAAGCGCTTACGCGCGGTAGTTTTCAAGACTACTGCCTTACCAATTAGGCTACCTCTCCGCACCGAGCGGGCGAACTAAAACTATAAATAAAACCCAGCCGATAAACAACTCAAAAGTTTATTTGAGCTCAGTGGTTCTAGATCCAAACTGTCTCGCAAGCTCAGCCCTTACTGCATCCACACCTTTTGTGCCTTGCATCTTCATCACGACATTGCCCGAGCGGTCCAGCACATAATGCATCGGGAACGGCATGTCGATCTCGCCGTTTTTATTAGCGGTGCCGAATTTGCTGAATATTATCATTTCAGCACTCGGTACAACTTGGTATTTGAATGGATTTTTTACGAGAAACTTTTCCAAGTCCGCTTTTTTGCTGGCTGCGAGAGCTACAAACACCACATCTTTGTTGTCTTTATATTGATCCACTATCTGATTTAGCTGCTTGATCTCGTCTCGGCAATTGGGGCAATTGATAAACCACAAATTGAGAACGATCACCTTACCCTTAAGACTAGCTGTATCGATCCTGCTCCCGTCCATCGTGATCGCGGCAAAGTTCGGTTTCTGTATTTGAGCAGAAAGTGATGCGGCAAGCAGCAAGGTCAGAGC is a window of Chloracidobacterium sp. DNA encoding:
- a CDS encoding long-chain fatty acid--CoA ligase, with the protein product MIEAREQNDVTSAATRTSVEHHAEPKTLPELFLRSASEFDLPNALNYKKSGEWQAISSAEIIERAENIALGLYSLGLRKGDRVAILAPNSPDWTLVDAGCQFAGVIDVPIYTTLAPDSVQFILNDSEARIIFLQDEESCSRLMPAIQSCKSIEKIVLFTENETDDECVIFLEKLESAGQHLRVETATLVKELRDDVEPTDIATLIYTSGTTGEPKGVMLTHANLISNVLDASEKYAFDGRDISLSVLPLSHVFERTGMYVYIRYGMCVHFAESIEKVPDNLKEVRPTIFIGVPRIFEKVFERARLKAAQAGRVHEMIFDWAIEVAKEYATLKERGEPIPMTLMAQHAVADKVVYQKLRDFFGGRVRFCITGGAALPDEIFLIFTGAGILIMQGYGLTETSPVISSNNPTAVRVGTVGKPIRNVKVRIAADGEIEVTGPGVMLGYYHRDEATKEAFTDDGWFRTGDIGNIDGDGYLCITDRKKELFKTSGGKYIAPSHIEQMLRSSRFVNQAVLVGNERKFPAALIVPNFEMLESYAKLKELDIKTPREFCQHPRILDLFTRQIESYTPGLSQFERVKKFALLEHELTVENGELTPTLKIKRRVIDTKYQSIIDELYKSAMADQ
- a CDS encoding TetR/AcrR family transcriptional regulator; this encodes MPKEATKNVAAKSVPDKREAILRAAIKVFAHNGYFNSKVSDIAGQAGIADGTVYLYFKSKDEILHSIFDRAMAEFIAEGKKELAVIDEPKAKLTRIAELHLEKLGADRDLAVVFQVELRGSTKFMQEFSAAGFAEYLDIIRQTIESGQRSGDFRSDIKPIVAAKIFYGGLDEMVTNWILSKKSYPLVSMADEVLKLFFGGVLVK
- a CDS encoding TlpA family protein disulfide reductase translates to MKYLLVCALTLLLAASLSAQIQKPNFAAITMDGSRIDTASLKGKVIVLNLWFINCPNCRDEIKQLNQIVDQYKDNKDVVFVALAASKKADLEKFLVKNPFKYQVVPSAEMIIFSKFGTANKNGEIDMPFPMHYVLDRSGNVVMKMQGTKGVDAVRAELARQFGSRTTELK